Proteins encoded by one window of Pecten maximus chromosome 15, xPecMax1.1, whole genome shotgun sequence:
- the LOC117344163 gene encoding carotenoid isomerooxygenase-like, with product MAQPSYEKEVGAVRSQETGKHYRTRTDENGIQDKGFENMFRTNTKELENVPIHFDKPIPRWINGILIRNGPAQFEVGNRSVCHMFDGYGKLYSWQFKGNGTVLFSTKFIKSSFYKKSISQNDISPYLLFGSTEPRFNHLLMLLALWRGMDNMNVNIYRFPSEGNKQGSFVTLNDVWDNYEIDPVSLRTIGNLHPEVPSTGGINSFIFKNVMSTAHPLPEYGTPHHFTYLYSLAIIPGVKHRISLIRIKSTTEREVVAQWSVDPDEVSFMHSFSVTPNYVIFFSPPLFLDIKSFLTSGSISKSFKWNGARRNMTIYVIEIKSGIIRTFHVPPVFYLHHINAFETWTKEIVIDVPTYFDASIIFDLKLETLLNRSERNKLNPHPVLTRYGINLNITQVSVKPFPESVKYPCATKFDMPIINENYRSRNYCYVYGLVSKCDDINYSHFALVKKDLCDNGKDRMWFYPNHYPAEMWFIPFPANNHSKLNEDDGYLLVPVLDGEKNVSYLAIIDAVSMTTSHTADLPTRVPETFHGRFFPTVK from the exons ATGGCACAACCTTCTTATGAAAAGGAAGTCGGAGCTGTCCGTTCACAGGAGACAGGCAAACATTACAG AACTCGGACTGACGAGAACGGGATACAGGATAAGGGATTCGAGAACATGTTTCGTACTAACACAAAAGAACTGGAGAATGTCCCCATCCACTTTGACAAACCGATACCTCGATGGATCAACGGGATATTG ATCAGAAATGGACCTGCGCAGTTCGAGGTCGGTAATCGGAGTGTTTGCCACATGTTTGACGGGTATGGAAAACTCTACAGTTGGCAGTTTAAAGGAAACGGTACGGTACTTTTCTCTACTAAATTCATCAAATCTAGCTTTTATAAGAAGTCTATCTCACAGAATGACATTTCTCCATATTTGCTGTTCGGATCTACAGAGCCACGATTTAACCATCTCCTAATGTTATTAGCGTTATGGCGGGGAATGGACAACATGAATGTGAACATTTACCGCTTTCCTTCCGAAGGAAATAAACAAGGCAGCTTCGTGACATTGAATGATGTTTGGGATAACTATGAAATCGACCCCGTATCCCTTAGGACGATTGGAAATCTGCATCCTGAAGTCCCTTCTACCGGCGGTATAAACAGTTTCATCTTCAAGAATGTTATGTCGACGGCTCATCCACTTCCGGAATACGGCACGCCTCATCATTTTACGTACTTATACAGTCTTGCTATTATTCCTGGAGTTAAACATAGGATTTCGCTTATCCGGATTAAATCGACGACTGAACGGGAGGTTGTCGCGCAATGGTCTGTGGATCCAGACGAAGTTTCGTTCATGCATTCATTTTCAGTTACTCCAAACTACGTGATATTTTTTAGTCCGCCACTATTTCTCGATATTAAATCTTTTCTGACATCAGGATCTATTTCAAAAAGTTTCAAATGGAATGGCGCTCGAAGGAATATGACAATATATGTCATAGAGATCAAGTCTGGAATCATCCGAACGTTTCACGTTCCACCGGTATTCTATTTGCATCACATAAACGCCTTCGAGACGTGGACTAAGGAGATTGTAATTGACGTACCAACATACTTCGACGCTTCAATCATCTTTGATTTAAAACTGGAAACATTGTTAAATCGTAGCGAAAGGAACAAACTAAATCCACATCCGGTTTTAACACGATACGGGATTAATTTGAACATAACGCAGGTAAGTGTGAAACCATTTCCGGAATCTGTTAAATATCCTTGTGCAACAAAGTTTGACATGCCGATAATCAACGAGAACTACCGATCTCGGAACTACTGCTACGTGTATGGTTTGGTCAGTAAGTGTGACGATATCAATTATAGCCATTTTGCTCTGGTTAAAAAAGATCTTTGTGACAATGGGAAAGATCGGATGTGGTTTTATCCCAATCATTACCCGGCGGAAATGTGGTTTATTCCATTCCCAGCCAATAACCATTCTAAACTTAACGAAGATGACGGTTATTTGTTGGTGCCCGTTCTGGATGGTGAGAAGAATGTGAGCTATCTTGCCATCATTGATGCCGTTTCCATGACAACCTCTCACACAGCGGACTTACCAACGCGAGTTCCCGAAACCTTTCACGGTCGTTTCTTTCCAACTGTTAAATGA
- the LOC117344330 gene encoding sodium-dependent glucose transporter 1-like: MTTKHKADETSHVDEGIPLHEIPDVASPVFSEDGTETGDQSFFHEVRLNKTTRFNFLLSVCLSLVYFILGWSKSQIGPAFLDLMIISGVNLEMGSWFMTSYFFGRLIGSTVGGHLYTKMNHHLVFVASLLLNGLVLAVIPWCAYYELMVATHVLNGILEGGMNLTLTSKAVSVWGSTPRGRSYIQIMYAVFAISGILAPMATAPFLLSNSSREPNSTSWTSRSNSSMELYMTSWTHVSNSSEKPNMTSSTSRSNLPSEPHMTLWINRTTSKIDDVSTNNIIEHNDTSRKVIFPAENTSKLYVAYSISASLTLLSAVPFVVLFLKSKRGVVTNLKNVKHDYFGNISLMIKRLQLVNIGLFSVVFGVIGQSLGNFITVFCVQYLNWTKVAGAMMTSFYVFATLVGNIAGIFLVRLLKPDTILLLSTITYTIGFVGLSVSAYFYEDAGIWVSVCVIGVPFGMVWPTFISWTNANFIPVSGYITSYLLVTAHIATMLHPLIISYLMEEVSPLWFCYLCTVEGCISIFCTLMMVIYTKFS; the protein is encoded by the exons ATGACAACAAAGCATAAAGCTGACGAAACATCTCACGTAGATGAGGGCATACCTCTCCATGAAATCCCTGATGTAGCCTCTCCCGTCTTTTCTGAAGATGGAACAGAAACAGGGGACCAATCCTTCTTCCATGAAGTTCGATTGAACAAGACCACAAGATTCAACTTCCTCCTCAGTGTGTGTCTGTCCTTGGTCTACTTCATTCTG gGCTGGTCGAAATCACAGATAGGACCTGCATTTTTAGATCTAATGATAATATCCGGAGTAAATTTAGAGATGGGATCTTGGTTCATGACGTCATATTTCTTCGGTCGTTTGATTGGGTCAACCGTTGGCGGCCATCTGTACACAAAAATGAATCACCATCTCGTGTTTGTAGCTTCACTATTACTAAATGGACTTGTGCTGGCTGTTATTCCGTGGTGTGCGTATTACGAACTGATGGTCGCGACACATGTCCTGAATGGTATTTTGGAAGGAGGAATGAATCTCA CATTGACGTCAAAAGCAGTGTCAGTTTGGGGATCGACACCCAGGGGGCGCTCATACATCCAGATAATGTATGCCGTTTTCGCCATTTCTGGTATTCTAGCTCCAATGGCGACTGCACCCTTTCTGCTATCCAATTCATCAAGGGAACCTAATTCGACATCATGGACAAGTAGATCAAATTCTTCAATGGAACTTTATATGACGTCGTGGACACATGTGTCAAATTCATCAGAGAAACCTAACATGACGTCATCGACAAGTAGATCAAATTTACCAAGCGAACCTCATATGACGCTGTGGATAAATCGAACTACATCTAAAATTGATGACGTTTCCACGAACAACATAATTGAACACAACGATACTTCAAGAAAAGTTATATTTCCAGCTGAAAATACCTCTAAACTTTATGTTGCATATTCTATTTCAGCATCTTTAACTTTGTTATCCGCGGTTCCATTTGTCGttctatttttaaaatcaaaaagagGTGTTGTTAcgaatttgaaaaatgttaaacatGACTATTTTGGGAATATCAGTTTAATGATCAAACGACTACAGTTAGTGAACATAGGGTTATTTTCAGTAGTATTCGGAGTGATCGGTCAATCCCTTGGTAATTTTATAACAGTGTTCTGTGTTCAGTATCTTAACTGGACCAAAGTAGCCGGTGcaatgatgacgtcattctATGTTTTCGCCACTCTGGTTGGAAATATAGCCGGGATATTTCTCGTGCGACTTCTCAAGCCAGACACTATATTACTGTTATCAACAATAACTTATACTATAGGGTTTGTCGGTCTTAGTGTCAGTGCCTACTTCTATGAAGACGCCGGTATCTGGGTATCGGTTTGTGTTATCGGTGTGCCGTTCGGTATGGTGTGGCCAACCTTTATAAGTTGGACTAACGCTAACTTTATACCTGTATCAGGATATATAACCAGCTATTTACTCGTGACTGCCCATATCGCTACCATGCTACATCCTCTTATCATCAGCTATCTCATGGAGGAGGTGTCGCCCCTGTGGTTCTGCTATCTTTGCACTGTTGAAGGCTGTATCAGTATTTTCTGTACTTTGATGATGGTGATATATACAAAGTTTTCCTAG
- the LOC117344162 gene encoding LOW QUALITY PROTEIN: beta,beta-carotene 15,15'-dioxygenase-like (The sequence of the model RefSeq protein was modified relative to this genomic sequence to represent the inferred CDS: deleted 1 base in 1 codon), with protein MFRTNTKELENVLIHFDKPIPRWINGTLIRNGPGQFEVGNRRLTHLFDGFGKLYKWHFEGNGSVHFSTKFLKTGFYKKSVSHNDISPYIMFGPTEPRFSYVQVLLAVWRGGGNMNVNIYNLPSEENKRGSFVALNDVWDNYEIDPVSLETIGYEFPRVPSTGGVSSYIFKNVMSTSHPLPEYGTSNLFTFLVSQAIAPGISHRVSLIRIKSSADREVVAQGPCQPDEISYMHTFSVTPKYVIFFSPPLFVDILPLAVSGSISKGLKWHGAKKNMTIYVIEIKSGSIQTFTVPPIFYLHQINAFEKKGNKIIVDIPTYSDPSFIFRMNIDTLLNSTERNKLNPHSVLKRYVIDLDRSKVAVKSVHKSVKYPSPANLDMPVINENYRSQKYCYVYGLVPKWDNRQYSQSAIVKKDLCGNGKDRVWFIPNHYPAETWFVPFPTNHNNINRSEDDGYLLVPVLDGEKNASYLAIIDAVSMTTFSIAYLPTRVPLTFHGRFFPVID; from the exons ATGTTTCGTACTAACACAAAAGAACTGGAGAATGTGCTCATTCACTTTGACAAACCGATACCTCGATGGATCAACGGGACTCTG ATAAGAAATGGACCCGGACAATTTGAGGTTGGGAATCGCCGACTTACCCACTTGTTTGACGGTTTTGGAAAGCTCTATAAATGGCATTTTGAAGGAAACGGTTCCGTACACTTCTCTACTAAATTCCTCAAAACTGGGTTTTATAAGAAGTCGGTCTCCCATAACGACATATCACCTTATATAATGTTCGGACCTACCGAACCACGCTTTAGCTACGTACAGGTATTATTAGCTGTGTGGAGAGGCGGGGGCAACATGaatgtaaacatttacaacTTGCCATCCGAAGAAAATAAGCGGGGCAGTTTTGTAGCATTGAACGATGTTTGGGACAATTATGAAATCGACCCAGTGTCTCTTGAAACAATTGGATATGAATTTCCCAGAGTTCCATCGACTGGTGGTGTAAGCAGTTACATTTTCAAGAATGTCATGTCTACTTCTCATCCACTTCCAGAATACGGCACTTCCAATCTCTTTACGTTTTTGGTAAGTCAAGCTATTGCTCCTGGAATTTCTCATCGGGTTTCACTTATCAGGATAAAGTCGTCGGCAGACCGAGAAGTTGTTGCGCAA GGTCCGTGCCAGCCAGACGAGATATCTTACATGCATACGTTTTCAGTTACGCCTAAGtatgtgatatttttcagtCCACCGCTGTTTGTCGATATACTTCCACTAGCAGTATCAGGTTCGATTTCAAAAGGACTGAAATGGCATGGTGCCAAGAAGAATATGACAATATACGTCATTGAGATTAAATCTGGGTCCATCCAAACATTCACTGTCCCACCGATATTCTACTTACATCAAATTAACGCCTTCGAGAAGAAAGGAAATAAGATTATAGTGGACATACCTACATATTCCGACCCATCGTTCATCTTCCGTATGAATATTGACACACTACTGAACAGCACTGAAAGGAACAAGCTGAATCCTCACTCGGTTTTAAAGCGCTATGTTATTGACTTGGACAGGAGCAAAGTAGCAGTCAAAAgtgttcacaagtctgtcaaaTATCCTTCCCCGGCAAATCTTGACATGCCCGTAATCAACGAGAACTACCGCTCGCAGAAATACTGTTACGTTTACGGCTTGGTTCCAAAATGGGACAATAGACAGTATAGTCAGTCTGCTATCGTTAAGAAAGATCTTTGTGGCAATGGAAAAGACCGAGTATGGTTCATTCCAAATCATTATCCGGCAGAAACCTGGTTTGTTCCATTTCCGACAAATCACAACAACATCAACCGTAGCGAAGACGATGGCTACCTATTGGTACCCGTTCTGGATGGGGAGAAGAATGCCAGTTATCTTGCCATTATTGATGCCGTTTCCATGACAACCTTCAGCATTGCTTATCTTCCTACAAGGGTTCCGTTAACATTTCACGGCCGATTTTTCCCTGTCATTGACTAA